Within Cydia pomonella isolate Wapato2018A chromosome 26, ilCydPomo1, whole genome shotgun sequence, the genomic segment TTCAAAgagaattatataataattgtacccgatattaataaaaacaaattgaaaatcatattaataattatattttatgtttggAATAATATATCAAATTAACTGTTAATGATTTCGATgttcctttatttattatttatacatttacaaCTAAAGCAATATAATCCATATcttatgtacttaatatttacTGTAATTTTGGCAGCAATTACTTACTGTACTAATAATGTACtaataatttaacatatatATGATGGAATCAATATTAATTAGCAATATATAGTTTAGATTTCTGGTGAAAATTGATATTggtgtaaaaatatgtacttatatatattttttttgttttctatacctatgttaaataaaattgtcaGTATTAATAGCACCGATCCcagtttaaacaaaaaaaaactgcctgacatataatttacaaaatatgatatataattttttggTGTATTCTGCTAAAGAACAACTGATTCCAATACAAGAAATTTCCCTCAGTGTTACATGCAAATGTAAAATTTTCGTCTAGATTATTATATGTACATGTATCAATGTAACAAAATCATtttctgttattattattaaattccaGATGAAtcaagcatttttttattttgagaaaAAAGTGTATTTCAAAAATTTCCACAAATAAAAGGGCAAActtcatataattatatttaatataactgCAAGAGTTTCTATAAGTGATATCGTTTGTTAGTGTGCTGTGAGTTACATTCCGACGTGTAGTTTGTTCCCATATTTACATATATGATATATTTCGTTGTAAAGtgcagattaaataaataatgttagcaAATATcttcgttttatttttactctcACACTTAACCATAGCCTCCTAAGACCCAGCCATATAAacgaaaaatccaaaatttgccactgaaatttTAACCTACAATGCAGGGAATATAgttgattttaatttgtttgaaaattgaacgaaagaaaacaaatgcaactctgtcccaattgaatatgatttaattttCAGTCCTATGAAAGCTTTTACACCatttttaatcgtggctgaatgccggatagttctgtgccttcgatgcctaacctgtcaaaaatgacaatatggcggacgaatgtttgaaatgtcacttgaaatttagttttttcctcacaagtgtgatgaaaaacattgtctgTGCCACTGGGGGCGGTACAGAAAGGACGTGTTCGGATTCGGTCTTAAAATTAACAGTTATTCGTAAaatcttgtttaccgcccttaatacacaatgtactattattccaTTATAAATATGGCATGGCAACGAATAATAAAAACTAGTCAAGCGTGATACATTTCTTATCCAGCTTCACTCAAATTTCATAAATTCTTCGGTAATTAAGATGCattcattataatattaaatatgtgcCTTAAATTAATGAGCATATAAATCGATTCACAACTGAAGATAATAAATCTAGATGTGATTTTAGTTTTTCTCAAGTCCGTATCAAATGCCGAACTAATCAATGATTAATGAGGGTGTGATTTAAGTGGTCGCCAAATAAATGCACATGTTTACTAAAATGATCAGATATAGGTACTATCAATTGgtgtccgaccgaaacatgtgtttttttgccgaaaccgaaggttCAGTTCTAgctctagtttcggccgaaaccgaaactgaAACATTTATAGGTGTATTTAAACTCTTGTTAGTCTTATTGAATAAAATGACAATGGGCCGTTATTTATAGACGTATGAACTATTAAATACCTATTAGTCGCGTAGGTGGtagaaaataaaacaagtttaggaaaaaacgtaaaaatgtatgtaagttttaattttcAGAGATCGCAATCAACTTATGCTTCAATGTATTGAAACATAAGTTGATTGCGCTACACACTAAATTAactggcaccgacttcaaacagcAGTTGCTATCGCACATAACcggtacaatattttttatcctTATTGAACTCAGTGTTTCGTTTTTatgaaaagttaatttttttatgcattATATAGTTACTGTAGGACACGTTCCTGTCTGGCCAAGAAACAAGAACTGATGTTCTGGATCTGGATTTGtcaagatttgaggagttccctcaaatCCTcaaagagctcaacgagggtgcggagtgttagggtcggcaacgcgcatgtaactcctctggagttgcaggcgtacataggcttaccatcaggtgggccgtatgcttgtttgccattgacgtagtatataaaaaaagaactcAGCATTAGCACTGGACCCtgacaaaaatatgtcttagaaccttacttaatttaaaaaactatCGAAGAAAACAAATCGCTAAACTACGTCcgttctggtcttcatcagcaatcccacttcatcaaatggcactcaattttttgatgaaaatacaataatagcTATATGTATACGATTTGAGGAGTTTTCTTAACCCGTTACGGACCAtattgatgaccggtctggcctagtgggtatgggtagttgaccctgcctatgaacccAGGgcgttcgaatcccggtaagggcatgtatttgtgtgatgagcacggatatttgttcctgaatcatggggtgttttctatcgatttaagtattttatatattatgtataatgtCTGAGTATCCTCAACATAAGCcctcttgagcttactgtggggcttagtcaatttgtgtaaggatgtACGTTTATATTTATTGAACTCCACGTTATATAACCCATTTGAAATAAGTTTTAACCAAgtataaaacttaataaaaataggttttacTGTACCTCCCtataacatattattaatagGTAAAATAGGTAAGGAAAGCTGAGAACTCTACACTTATCTATTTTTTCTGTATAGACATATTGGCACGCCGCCTGTTAGCAGGTTGCGTCGCACCTTTAAAATTCCACATATTATTTTACGATTAGTTAAGTATAAATTGTTTAAACTTGTCGTTAACTAAGCCTCGAACATAGCTTTTAAAAGCTGTGTTCGAGTCTGTCAAAAGCCTTTTTAAAGTCAATAAAAATGGCAACAGTAAGAGTCATTCCCTTTAATTTACGATAGTATTTATATCGTCTGAAAACTGTGCTAATGTTGTAGAAGTAATTTTATGTTTCCTACTCGTAAAGTCGCTATTTATCTATTTACACTAAGTACAGAGTGGCTaacatttttggattttttactGTGACATATTGTTGATAAGTTCACGTACGTTCGTTTGTGTATCAAAAATGACATAGATTTTcgttttagttaaattattttaacaggCATCATTTTTCGAAATATGTAACGCGTAAGttagtaaaaaatatcaaaaaattggtACGTTTTTTGGGTCAGCCTGTATTGCACTGAACGAACGTAAAAAGGTTTGGCACACCTGAAGactgatatatttatttgtttgcctACTTCTTCACCGTCAGAAGCTCTGCAGACGTTCAGAATGATGCTATAttcgatatttttgttttgtttcgtggcTATAACCGCCGTTGGATGTGCTGGTATGTACCTTTAAATACTAATTTACAACTTCTCCGTTGTAGAAACTCGCTTCtttttcattcaattttcaaaaACAGCATTGGTTTAAGGAGAAGCAAAGCGCCCTATTCTAGTAGAGGgttcgggtgaccagagggtTGGCTTATATATCACTCAGCAGATAAACATTGCTATCCAGAGAGATAATGCGACTAAGCGATCACGACATAGGgcaaatttttaatgtattatttttgaaaattaagggcattttttttttaatttattgaataaacaaacaagttacagtctagaatttaatacaagaccgTAGgtcgtaggcaaaaccttgaggaggtttgtgtgccgatggggagttcagagaaaaaaaaaaaaatattaatatcttatatctaataagaaaacattgtagGATTTGTAAAGAATGAAGGTTGTAGAGGCTTGAATTAAACGGTACACTGCACTTTATCACGTTTATTATAGAAAAATTTTGAATTATCACATTTTGGTAGTTATGAACGCTGCGAGAGCACATAGGAAGAGAGAGAGTTAAACGGTGTTGCCACACGCAGGAGGCGATTATAATATAAAGGCGTTTTTGCACACTCTGATATCTAATTTAGGTGTGTTTCACACAggattcttagtataagtaTTGTTTTTATCCACTTGCGCTTTGTGAATAAACTGAAcgtatattgtttttaaaagtaaCAAGTCTTACATTTTTACCTCACGTCGCCGACTCTAAAGTATAAAATCAACCCAATTTCATATTGAATTTCTCAAGAAATCTCATGCGTATGCCAACAAATTTGGTACATTCATTTATTTgatcttaattttataatcaagggCAAGAACCTTgacgtatttataaattatggtTGAATTTTGTCTttgtgtgtataaataaataatacatttataatttattgatcTTTACTTCATTTGATTATGGCTTTTAATTTCTACTTTATGAATttcttcgtaccaaatttcaagattctgagttcacgggaggTTTGAtgcccttgcgagtgtcgaaaatttgcggaaaattGCGGCAAacgacagtagacctgagtatttgatataaattccaagttgatacctccacgcgttcctgagaaaaagggtcttgacagacagacagacggacggatggacaacaaagtgatcctataagggttccgtttttcctacggtacggaactctaaaaatggttcatatgctaAAATATCAACCATTGAACTTTCATGGCAATTAgtgacaaagtattttttacatttcaaatgttgttaacgatgtgctgatattccgtgaaacggaaaacaatTCTCAGGCCGGATATCGGGAattgtggatgtaattggcacttattTATACCTAAAACTACGTAACCTCTGTAGTTAATGCCCATACTACAATCAAgaacaattattaaaatagaTCAGTTTCAATGAATATGCTATCCGTTTTAATTACACTTAAGTGTAAATCTTTAACATTTGATAGACATTATAAATGTTTAGtcccttcttcctcgcgttgtcccggcattttgccacggctcataggagcctggggtccgcctgacaactaatcccaagatttggcgtaggcactagtttttacgaaagcgactgccatctgaccttccaacccagagggtaaactagtccttgttgggattagtccggtttcctcacgatgttttccttcaccgaaaagcgactggtaaatatcaaatgatatttcgtacataagttcggaaacactcattggtacgagccggggtttgaactcgcgatctccggattgcaagtcgctcttaccgctaggctaccagcgctgcATTATAAAagtttagtattaaattatattttactttcagAGATTGGGTCAAGGAATTGGGACATAAAATCCATGAAGGTAAGATTGCTTCCACATAATATATTAACGTTATGTCTATTATTAGTGTTTCGGTTAATCAgctcttaaaaaatatatacccacttattgtaataaattatttatttatttcaactttattgcacaatataacaaataaattacaaatggcgaacttattgcctaaaggcattctctaggTACCGTCgagttcataatttttttttttttatactacgtcggtggcaaacaagcatacggcccgcctgatggtaagcagtctccgtagcctatgtacgcctgcaactccagaggagttacatgcgcgttgccgaccgtaaccccgcccccctcgttgagctctggcaaccttactcaccgacaggaacacaacactatgagtccAAATCCAAGGCAAAACCAAGGCTTCCAAAATAAATGAGCTTAGAAAGGTACATATGCATCTGAACAGATTaaccaatcaaaaatatgtacacatatcACCTGTCATATTAATCTGAGCAAGTATCACAATCTGCAACTGCAAGTAAGCAACTGAATACtgataaatatgtgtacaagtatttttcaaaaatatttaaccaagtgaaaaaatatttataagcatGTAGTGGCACAAAAATATCTGTACTAACGTTTTACAATTTTAtctcatatatttatgaactcgactgtaccggtcaaccatcaggctaaacagaaacagtagcacgtgcaggcattaaaaaaaaacagaaaatgaaacttaaaacaagcaatatagcgataaataatatacagtgtgtccctagccattggacaaagccgagatgtacatatgcattagggtatttagaaccattgtacaaagtatcataacaaccggtgtagcggtttcgaagaaattaacaaaataccattttttactttggagcagcctgtatgtgttagtagctcctaaggtaatatcctaaaagaatagtatgaaatcttcttcgacctttttgattatcttttctATTTATGATATgtactaataagcttctgacttttgaaaaatgtcatcattatcaaatatttctaacaaattgtcaaaaacacacaaagattaacacagtgtgtttctttttgttgtcgattattgcaaataacttttgttcgaaaatttatttttttatcatttgttctaattaaaaaatattaacattagagcattcctgagaagtaaccctacgtgggatttcagggtttgtccaatggctaaggtcacctgTATACTAACGggaataaacttacataaatatactataattaaatgtacatacatatttatctcGAAATCGAAAGGGAGACGCTTTGCGTTCGCTCCAATGAtcgttataatttaaataaataaatattatatctaagatatatacatatttttatttataagtttttaatttaagtttttaattgtttttccacccatttgtgtttattataattaaaatatttatcatattcaaaatgaatgttaataaatattcattattaaaaaaaaaaagatatatagatagacaatttaatcttacacagatcaacgtAGCCCAAACCACCCttaactaagcaaagcttgtccTATGGGAACACGgagacgatatacatatatagataaatacatagacaacatccatgactcaggaacaaatgtattttttcatcacacaaataaatgcccttaccgggtttcgaacccgggaccatcggcttcataggcagtgtcactacccactaggccagaccgccatcggtcgtcaaatataaagcagttaaataatagtacattacgatacaagtgcctaaaataggaaactcgaaacgattggcgataaattaaaacacgaccgaagggagtgttttaaatcgacacgagttgcgaatcacctattcgtacatgtatcgtacaacgttttacagtacatatggccctttaaatgtttgacatagtaacgtaatatgctaattttcgcactagtgcggcaaagtagcaccatatctactgtaaatatatttgaagtatttattttgaagttTATAAGGTGCCTTTTTGATTTCAGATAAAGAAAGGAGATAAAGTGGATCTAAAATTGTATTATGAAAGTCTGTGCCCTTACTGCGTAAGGTTCCATGTAGAACGTCTGGACCCCACATTAAAGAAAATCGGGTCTTACATAGACCTTAAAGTTTATCCTTACGGAAATGCGGAGGTTAGTGTAATTTACTTAtattctgtatctttaggtatttaaataaaagtaaacaaacagtaagttataatatttattggttaaccaactaaatacaaaaccgcctggatctgtcactgaacgacctgactttaaacctacattatttgatcatgtaatgttttcatcaaccctcaactggcttaatgAGCCATTTGaaagtagattttgtttacctttttttaaatacctaaagatacagagtatagtacaAGAGACCCGCAATGGCTTCGCACGGgtaacaaattatataccttAACTTTCCTCAGGAATCCCTCTATTGAgaaggtgaaaaccgcatgaaaatccgtgcagtagtttttgagtttatcgcgaacatacagacagacgcggcgggggactttgttttataaggtgtagtggaTATAAGAATTACTTAGCACTAAATTTTCATTTAAGTAAACACAGCGCTTCCTGCCGTTCCTGTTTATATACACGAgtatataataagtaaaatgcgaaaataatgaaaatttataCAAAGATGAAGtgtactgtataattaattctacacgcctagactccttaactcaaaaaatctttttaatttaagattagtagttaagttagaaaaatgcatgtttttttgatatgaaataaacagattaaattttaatttttttttttttatatattcgtAAACATACAAGGTtttgccgaggttttcccgagggtctacagtatgaggttcttcaaaaaaggagtgtacagatttttaaaaggtgggcaacgcgcatgtaacacctctggatttgcaggcgtccataggctacggtgactgcttaccatatggcgggccgtatgcttgtttgccaccgtcgcggtataaaaaaaaatcgtcatgTTTACCAAGAACTGAAAATcactaattagtaattactaaaaaaatattaaacaaaaatcgaCCTTAATTTGGTACTAATTTGGTTCACTATGGCTGTGAACTTTTAGTGATAATTAGtaagttttggttgtcacctgaccaTATACGTATACATATTAGGTAACCTtgctaaattgcagctttctagtaggtacagtcaaggtattaaatatggaTACGGTCAAAgaggcaaaaatatgtacacactaccttaatatataggcaataaggtcgtgtatgcatattatatatattttggcactttgtccgtatctatATTGAATACCTGGACTGTACTTAGCAATGGCGCGCGGACGCATGGGCCGACAGATGGACATGCCAAGAGCGAGACTATCAGGCTAGTTCACAAACAAACTatatcagaaaaaaatatgcataataTTAAATTCAACATTTCAGAGGCATGAAAGAAACGGGAAGACTGTAATCATCTGCCAGCACGGTGAAAAGGAGTGCTACGGGAACAAGCTCCATGCGTGCGCGATTGATATTTTGAAGGATATTTATGTGGCGGAACCTTACATCTCCTGTATGATGAACGCTACGTGGGGAGGCGACGGATCCACTGATAAGGACGCCACACAGGTAAATTTACGCTGATTTAAATCTAGAGCATCACCTAGATATCTAAGCCTACatcttaaaagtaaattaagatttaagaatctttatttctcatgagaagatataacaaaaacttcaCATAAATGAGAAATTGacattaaattgaaaataaaaaatattaatatgtaaatGAAAGGGTTGTGGCTGCATGCACACATATTGTACctatagtacagtcaagtgtaaaaatatgggtgtacacatcttactcaaaaagatgtcccatagcatcttattccagtgtaataagagcgtagtaccatattaatttatgagacgattctctcgatacatatttttgcagctgactgtacaggtttcaaaaaattggaaacggGCATGCGACACCTTTGGAGTTGCATTTGCCtctattatagtttttattccCTAATATATCCTCCAtgttgaaaatgaaataaataaattcgttAGATGCTTATAGTAACCACCCCTATAATCGAACTGGCACGCTGGCTGGcaagtaatgggatggtatagacaaagaGAATACTGTAATagcagttttgaatgattcgcggttagtttcactagacgtaaatcgaccgggatatggaccgtgattacttTTATATTGCTTTTGAACACTGTGAGTGTAGTGTGCTTGGATAGACCAACAAGTGTGGGCGCGACCAGTGttaacgttgaaagcgaacgcagctgacacgcacgaatgagggtagaccgagcgcggtctacacaacttcgaaacccacccgctatctccagttacccgtgaacaagatgcatgtaactgcgccgaaatatcgggagctcaaaaacaatatataagGTAATCAGTGTCCTTATCCCGGTCGATAGAGAGgaaaagtctaagaaaaaaatgtaccccttagtttgacattcaAAGCAGagggcgctgtactgcgccatatgttttgcggtcacggAATTGTCAAACGTTAATTTTTGACAATCTGaattaccgcaaaatgtatggagctgtacagcgccatctcgtttacctgttaaattcgaagcacgaaattgtcttagattttacgcatctctCTTTCTCTTTCTCTTTGGTATAGACTAATCCtgtaataataagaattttcaCGACGAACTAGTAAAAGCcatcttgattgttcaaaaatgaatgaaaaagttgcattttatccacatgtggggcaaagtaatcagatgcaaattttgaggtGTTTTGtatccttatgttagctggtagattgacttttaaattatcattttgaatgatacttTTTTTACGTTCATTTGCATTTgttttggttaattttttttttggtatttcatagttagtattttcctcgcattggtgtagtttcactcggaggcaaagtttgtttaacccttgtgccttgaaaccctcgcatcGCTCAAGGTTCCACTTCTTTGGCAACATTCTACCATAAATAAGAGCCTTAGAGAATAAATTTCTTCATAGAcgtttgttagttttaaaacgaatggCGCCCTACAtcacatcccatgactggagcaataACACata encodes:
- the LOC133532085 gene encoding GILT-like protein 2, with product MMLYSIFLFCFVAITAVGCAEIGSRNWDIKSMKIKKGDKVDLKLYYESLCPYCVRFHVERLDPTLKKIGSYIDLKVYPYGNAERHERNGKTVIICQHGEKECYGNKLHACAIDILKDIYVAEPYISCMMNATWGGDGSTDKDATQCGDLMKIDSKPIKECAKSKKGEELLEYYGKESEKVNFDGVPYVLINDKEFDLSDDLKKTICDALKNPPPQCKE